A genomic window from Cupriavidus basilensis includes:
- a CDS encoding Fe(3+) ABC transporter substrate-binding protein, producing MTVFRRLLPRATALAALAVLTLPLAAHAQEKVLNLYTARHYQTDEALYANFTKQTGIKINRIEGQEDPLLERIKSEGANSPADVFITVDIGRLWRAQQAGVFAPLKSSVLESRIPANYRDPNGDWFGFSARARVIAYNKAAVKPGDIKTYEDLADPRWKGKLCIRSSGHVYNLSLMSSLIAHDGEAKTEQWTRGVVANLARAPKGGDTDQLKAVAAGECDIAVANTYYIARILKSAKPEDKAVAEKLGVLWPNQASQGVHMNISGGGMLKHAPNKASARAFLEYLASNDAQRYFADGNNEWPVVESVKISNPALEALGSFKADKINVAELGKHQPQAQKLADKAGYK from the coding sequence ATGACCGTATTCCGCCGCTTGCTGCCACGGGCCACAGCGCTTGCCGCGCTCGCTGTTCTGACGCTGCCGCTCGCCGCGCACGCACAAGAAAAGGTGCTGAACCTTTACACCGCGCGCCACTACCAGACCGACGAAGCGCTCTACGCCAACTTCACCAAGCAGACAGGCATCAAGATCAATCGCATCGAAGGCCAGGAAGACCCGCTGCTGGAGCGCATCAAGAGCGAGGGCGCCAACAGCCCGGCCGATGTGTTCATCACCGTCGACATCGGCCGGCTATGGCGGGCCCAGCAGGCGGGCGTGTTCGCGCCGCTCAAATCGAGCGTGCTGGAGTCGCGCATCCCCGCCAACTACCGCGACCCGAACGGCGACTGGTTCGGTTTCTCGGCTCGGGCCCGCGTAATCGCCTATAACAAGGCCGCGGTCAAGCCCGGCGACATCAAGACCTACGAAGATCTCGCCGATCCCAGGTGGAAGGGCAAGCTGTGCATCCGCTCCAGCGGCCACGTCTACAACCTGTCGCTGATGTCCAGCCTGATCGCCCATGACGGCGAGGCCAAGACCGAGCAATGGACGCGCGGCGTGGTGGCCAACCTGGCGCGCGCGCCCAAGGGCGGCGACACCGACCAGCTCAAGGCCGTGGCGGCGGGAGAGTGCGATATCGCGGTGGCCAACACGTACTACATCGCCCGTATCCTCAAGTCGGCCAAGCCCGAGGACAAGGCCGTGGCGGAGAAGCTTGGCGTGCTGTGGCCCAACCAGGCCAGCCAGGGCGTGCACATGAACATCTCCGGCGGCGGCATGCTCAAGCATGCGCCCAACAAGGCGTCCGCGCGTGCGTTCCTGGAGTACCTGGCCAGCAATGACGCGCAGCGTTATTTTGCCGATGGCAACAATGAGTGGCCCGTGGTGGAAAGCGTGAAGATCAGCAATCCGGCGCTGGAAGCGCTGGGCAGCTTCAAGGCGGACAAGATCAACGTGGCCGAACTGGGCAAGCACCAGCCGCAAGCGCAGAAGCTGGCGGACAAGGCTGGCTACAAGTAA
- a CDS encoding ABC transporter permease translates to MSLFRPSRTRRLHPLALVAALAALLIALPIAQVAGSLFEPSGDTWRHLADTVLAEYVGNTLWLLAGVCAGVLLVGVPTAWLVSTYRFAGRAWLEWALVLPLAMPAYVIAYAYTDTLQFAGPLQSWLRELTGWRAREYWFPDIRSLGGAIVLFTLVLYPYVYLTARAAFLQQTLNTLEAARLLGYGTWGSVWRVMLPLARPGIVAGTALALMETLADFGTVAYFGIPTFSTGIYRAWFSLGDKNAAAQLSACMLLFVIGILLVERASRGRARVHGGQRRAPAYRLHGWRAALALLVCAVPVLLGFAIPALMLCKMALAEGDAQFGQRFIGLVRNSFLLASVTALIAVLAALVIGYAGRGMAAGRGWLLRGLTRVCGMGYALPGSVVAVGVLVPVARLDNAMSAWLQQHLGWSAGLLLTGGIAALVYAYLVRFLGVALQTVNAGLVKITPGMDAAARSLGHGPGATLRRVHLPMLRGSLLTAALIVFVDVMKELPATFVMRPFNFDALAVQAYNLASDERLAEAATASLVIVAVGLLPVILLSRSIRRDARDARE, encoded by the coding sequence ATGAGCCTGTTTCGCCCTAGCCGTACCCGCCGCCTGCACCCGCTAGCCTTGGTTGCCGCCCTGGCCGCGCTGCTGATCGCGCTGCCGATTGCGCAGGTGGCTGGCAGCCTGTTCGAGCCCAGCGGCGACACCTGGCGGCATCTGGCCGACACAGTCCTGGCCGAGTACGTTGGCAATACGCTGTGGCTGCTGGCCGGCGTCTGCGCCGGCGTGCTGCTGGTGGGCGTGCCCACCGCGTGGCTGGTCAGCACCTACCGGTTCGCCGGACGGGCCTGGCTGGAATGGGCGCTGGTGCTGCCGCTGGCGATGCCGGCCTATGTCATCGCCTACGCCTATACCGATACCCTGCAGTTCGCTGGCCCGCTGCAAAGCTGGCTGCGCGAGCTGACCGGCTGGCGCGCCCGGGAGTACTGGTTCCCGGATATCCGCTCGCTGGGCGGCGCCATCGTGTTGTTCACGCTGGTGCTCTATCCCTACGTCTACCTGACCGCGCGCGCGGCCTTCCTGCAGCAAACGCTGAACACGCTGGAAGCGGCCAGGCTGCTTGGCTATGGCACCTGGGGCAGCGTCTGGCGGGTGATGCTGCCACTGGCGCGCCCCGGCATCGTGGCTGGTACAGCGCTGGCGCTGATGGAGACGCTGGCCGATTTCGGCACCGTGGCCTACTTCGGCATCCCGACCTTCTCCACGGGCATCTACCGCGCCTGGTTCTCGTTGGGCGACAAGAACGCGGCAGCGCAGTTGTCGGCCTGCATGTTGCTGTTCGTGATCGGTATCCTGCTGGTCGAGCGTGCCAGCCGGGGCCGCGCCCGCGTGCACGGTGGCCAGCGCCGCGCGCCGGCTTACCGGCTGCATGGCTGGCGCGCCGCGCTGGCGCTGCTGGTATGCGCGGTGCCGGTGCTGCTGGGCTTTGCCATTCCGGCGCTGATGCTGTGCAAGATGGCGCTGGCCGAAGGCGACGCGCAGTTCGGCCAGCGCTTTATCGGCCTGGTGCGCAATAGCTTCCTGCTGGCCAGCGTGACCGCGCTGATCGCGGTGCTGGCCGCGCTGGTGATCGGCTATGCCGGGCGCGGCATGGCCGCCGGCCGGGGCTGGCTGCTGCGCGGGCTGACGCGGGTGTGCGGCATGGGCTATGCCCTGCCCGGCTCGGTGGTAGCGGTCGGCGTGCTGGTGCCGGTGGCGCGACTGGACAATGCCATGTCGGCATGGCTGCAGCAGCATCTGGGATGGTCGGCCGGGCTCCTGCTGACCGGCGGCATTGCTGCGCTGGTCTATGCCTACCTGGTGCGCTTTCTGGGCGTGGCCCTGCAAACCGTCAACGCGGGCCTGGTCAAGATCACGCCGGGCATGGACGCGGCGGCGCGCAGCCTGGGCCACGGCCCCGGCGCCACGCTGCGGCGCGTGCACCTGCCAATGCTGCGCGGCAGCCTGCTGACCGCGGCGTTGATCGTCTTCGTCGACGTCATGAAAGAGCTGCCCGCCACCTTCGTGATGCGGCCGTTCAATTTCGACGCGCTGGCCGTGCAGGCATACAACCTGGCCTCCGACGAGCGACTGGCCGAGGCCGCCACCGCCTCGCTGGTCATCGTGGCAGTGGGCCTGCTGCCGGTGATCCTGCTGTCGCGCTCGATACGGCGGGATGCGCGGGATGCTAGGGAATAG
- the lolA gene encoding outer membrane lipoprotein chaperone LolA, producing MRIRILASACAAAAMLSLTATAAMAAGTDQLQAFVAGVKSAKGEFTQRQVKGQGDSLKVAGTSSGTFAFSRPGKFTWRYVKPYDQLLQADGQTLYIYDKDLNQVTERKLDGALGSSPAAILFGSNDLEKNFVVKNGPTRDGVEWLELTPRAKDTQFERIGIGFKSGNLEAMELRDAFGNTTLLTFSAMQKNPVLPADTFRFAVPKGADVLKQ from the coding sequence ATGCGAATCCGCATTCTCGCGTCGGCATGCGCCGCGGCGGCCATGCTGTCGCTGACAGCGACGGCGGCCATGGCGGCCGGCACCGACCAGCTCCAGGCCTTCGTGGCGGGCGTGAAGAGCGCCAAGGGCGAATTTACCCAGCGCCAGGTCAAGGGGCAGGGTGACAGCCTCAAGGTGGCCGGCACCTCCAGCGGCACCTTCGCTTTTTCGCGCCCTGGCAAGTTCACCTGGCGCTACGTCAAGCCGTACGACCAGTTGCTGCAGGCTGACGGCCAGACGCTCTACATCTACGACAAGGACCTCAACCAGGTCACAGAGCGCAAGCTCGATGGCGCCCTCGGGTCCAGCCCCGCCGCGATCCTGTTCGGCAGCAACGACCTGGAAAAGAACTTTGTCGTGAAGAACGGCCCGACGCGCGACGGCGTGGAGTGGCTTGAGCTCACGCCGAGAGCCAAGGACACGCAGTTCGAGCGCATCGGCATCGGCTTCAAGAGCGGCAACCTGGAAGCGATGGAGTTGCGCGATGCCTTCGGCAACACGACGCTCCTGACCTTCAGCGCGATGCAGAAGAACCCCGTGCTGCCGGCAGACACCTTCCGCTTTGCGGTGCCCAAGGGCGCCGATGTGCTCAAGCAATGA